In Pantoea cypripedii, the following proteins share a genomic window:
- a CDS encoding AraC family transcriptional regulator, which yields MTAVLNFDFTSRPLVPYAHDYAHGDAEPWHYHDCAQLIHTLSGVVKVETQHGNWIVPPSRGVWLPAGTRHALQIVGQVAARTLFIDPLARADLPASCQVVQISPLLRELIVSAIALPASYSAGSRAERIYELILDEIRVMDVLPFGFPWPESARLLALCQQIQQQPGENWTLVRAAAELCVAERTLARHFSRETGLQFSDWVRRVRISVALTRLAQGDTVLAVALDLGYDSPDAFSAMFRRLLGVTPANYFPAAEKRGRR from the coding sequence ATGACGGCGGTGCTGAACTTCGACTTCACCAGCCGTCCGCTGGTGCCCTATGCCCATGATTATGCCCACGGCGATGCAGAGCCGTGGCATTACCATGACTGCGCCCAGCTGATCCACACCCTGAGCGGCGTGGTGAAAGTGGAGACACAGCACGGCAACTGGATTGTGCCGCCCAGTCGCGGTGTCTGGTTGCCCGCCGGTACGCGGCATGCGTTGCAGATTGTGGGTCAGGTGGCGGCGCGCACGTTGTTTATCGATCCGCTGGCAAGAGCCGACCTGCCTGCCAGCTGCCAGGTGGTGCAGATCTCGCCGTTGCTACGTGAACTGATTGTCAGCGCGATTGCCTTGCCTGCAAGTTACTCAGCGGGCAGCCGTGCCGAGCGGATCTACGAACTGATTCTGGATGAAATCCGGGTGATGGATGTGCTGCCGTTCGGTTTCCCCTGGCCGGAAAGCGCCCGGCTTCTGGCGTTGTGCCAGCAGATCCAGCAACAACCCGGCGAAAATTGGACGCTGGTACGGGCCGCGGCAGAACTGTGTGTGGCGGAGCGCACCCTGGCGCGCCACTTCAGTCGCGAAACCGGTTTGCAGTTCAGCGACTGGGTGCGACGGGTGCGCATCAGTGTCGCTTTAACCCGCCTGGCGCAGGGCGACACGGTGCTGGCGGTGGCGCTGGACCTCGGTTATGACAGCCCCGACGCCTTCAGCGCGATGTTTCGCCGTCTGCTCGGGGTTACGCCAGCGAACTACTTTCCAGCGGCAGAAAAGCGTGGGCGGCGTTAA
- a CDS encoding NAD(P)-dependent oxidoreductase has protein sequence MSQQPVVAVLGLGAMGHAFAANLLKKGFVVQGWNRTRARGEDLVSAGLLLSDSAVQAVDGADVVIAMLSDGETTLQVISEAQGAFNQGATLCQMGTIGVEATDALIAQLAEARPDMVFIDAPVSGTKAPAENAQILVMASGDQSKAQAAEQVFAAIGKGTQWLGAAGASSRMKLVVNSWLIGLMQSLAESTRLAEQFGFSTDDLWKVLDGGPLAAPYAKMKLGMIASGDFTPQMHLIWALKDARLALDAAGEAKLPALENIVDVWQQAVDAGYGEQDLAAVYQFLKP, from the coding sequence ATGAGTCAGCAACCCGTAGTCGCGGTATTGGGGCTGGGCGCAATGGGCCATGCCTTTGCCGCTAACCTGTTGAAGAAAGGCTTTGTGGTGCAGGGCTGGAACCGCACACGCGCCCGTGGCGAAGATTTAGTGTCTGCCGGACTGCTCCTGAGTGACAGCGCCGTCCAGGCGGTGGACGGGGCGGACGTGGTGATTGCCATGCTGTCTGACGGTGAGACGACGCTCCAGGTCATCAGTGAAGCGCAAGGTGCGTTCAATCAGGGTGCCACGCTGTGCCAGATGGGCACCATTGGGGTAGAGGCGACCGATGCGCTGATTGCGCAGCTGGCAGAAGCGCGTCCGGATATGGTGTTTATCGATGCGCCGGTTTCCGGCACCAAAGCGCCAGCGGAAAACGCGCAGATTCTGGTGATGGCGAGCGGTGATCAGAGCAAAGCCCAGGCGGCAGAACAGGTGTTTGCGGCGATTGGCAAGGGCACCCAATGGTTAGGTGCTGCCGGGGCCAGCTCACGCATGAAGCTGGTGGTTAACAGCTGGCTGATTGGTCTGATGCAGAGCCTGGCGGAAAGTACCCGTCTGGCAGAGCAGTTCGGTTTCAGCACCGACGACCTGTGGAAAGTGCTGGACGGCGGTCCGCTGGCCGCACCTTACGCCAAAATGAAACTCGGTATGATCGCCAGCGGCGACTTCACTCCGCAAATGCATCTGATCTGGGCGTTGAAAGATGCGCGTCTGGCGCTGGATGCCGCCGGTGAGGCAAAACTGCCCGCGCTGGAGAACATCGTGGATGTCTGGCAGCAGGCGGTGGACGCCGGTTATGGCGAACAGGATCTGGCAGCGGTTTATCAGTTCCTGAAGCCGTAA